GTAAATGCACCGTTAGGGAACCGACAGCGAGGAGCTGGAGAGGCGTGTGGGTCTGGTATTATCGTAGGGtccaccttacaatataaagcactttgagctgACTGGTGTTGTGATtcagtgctgtataaataaaatgtccaAGAAGAGTCCAAAAGAAAAAGATACATTACTAAAATGATATATATGGATTATAAAAGCACAgaattaacaaacaaatatttagGAACCTTTCTAAAGCCTCTTTAAAAAAAGtcccagttcagttttatttatattcacaACAggcgcctcaaggtgctttatactgtaaggtcgaccctacaataacacatacagagaaaacccaacagtcatatgacccctatgagcagcactttggcgacagtgggaaggaaaaacccccttttaacaggaagaaacctccagcagaaccaggctcagggaggggcggggccatctgctgctggggagagagaaggaagacaggataaagacatgctgtggaggaGAGAgtcatatctttaaaaaaaacgttACATataaaaaatccaaaatgtCCTCTTTCTGCAGAGAGACTTGACGTCACTGTTGCTTTAGCTTTAGCTCTGTGCCTGGAAGACGTCAGAAACCCATCACAGCTGTTCCTGTCAGTTCTCTGATGGAGCGTCTGTGATGCACAGATAAACCTAAGAGACTCTAATCGACTCTTTGCCTACAGCTTTGATCTGCACAGTGAGATTTCTTCTCAGTTTAAATCTTATTAATAACTCATCCAAACCTTTTCTGACTCATTATATCAAACAGATTTTAATCAGCTGACGGCGGCTGATGACTTTAAAAGCTGTTTAATGTAGTTTTCACTTGAAGTAGAATCTGCAGTATGTTCGTCATGCAAATACAATAATagagaaataatttttttcaaTCTGCACGGCTAACATGAGAAGCATTTCACTGATTGACTCTAcggcagcagctgaaagaagaacaaAGCTACCCTGCACACAGTTGGTCTGACCTCAGAACAGCTGTTCAGCATCTGGATTTAGTTGTTCTCGCACAGCTGCTGTAACCTCGTCAGAGTTTGCTGTTTGTGAGGAGGCCTGTGACTGATTCAGTTCTGGGGCCCAAACTCATTATAAATATTTGATGTCTCTTGTCTTCCTTCTAATTCGAGTCCGTCTGCTTTTGACTTCCTGTCACAGTGCGCCTCCATCACCCCGGTGTGTGTGGACCTCACAGACTGGGGGGCCACAGAGCAGGCCCTGCAGGATGTCGGCCCTGTCGACCTGCTGGTCAATAACGCTGCCTGCGCCAACCTACAGCCATTTCTGGAAGTCACACCTGACAAGTTTGAGCAGTAAAGCAAATATTCTCAACTTTCATATTTGTTACTGAGGAAGTACCAGCCATAAGGACACAGCACAAGCCTGTGAGCCCGAGGCCAGAGCCTCATCATGTGCTAACCTGTCACGTCTGTTGTGTCTTCCAGGGCTTTCAGTGTGAATGTGAAAGCTGTGGTGCAGGTTTCTCAGGTAAAACAAACACGGCCTTTATTAAACCACGGTGTTTCCTTTCTTTGGATTTGATTCGTGGGAAATGCATTGCTTTGAAGTTCAGCTGTGAATGAACCCGTCACAATGAGTGTTGGACAGGGTGCTTTAGAAAACGTGTGATTGGGACTTAcagtaaaagtgtttttttacCTCGATATTAAGAAATGTCTTGTGTAGATCTGAAAGCTCCGGCTCTATATCTGTGCTTCGCCTGTCGGTCTGAGCCGTGCACAAATCTGTGCTTAAAAAATGAGCAGATGACATTTTGTTACATGAATTGTTTGACGCTGATGTTATTGGTTAAGTTGGGTTTTGGAAAGTTTCTGTAACAAAGCTCGATGCAGTTGAGTGGAGCTTGTAGGGTGTTGGGTTGACCCGTCTCATTCATCAAACTGCTTCTGTGCAATGAGACAAAGCTCCGTCTGTTGGCAGTTAGTGGCTCGTGGTATGAAGGCCCGGGGATCGGGAGGCTCCATTGTTAATGTGTCCAGCCAGGCATCGCAGCGCGCCCTCAGAGAGCACGCCGTCTACTGTGAGGATCACAGACATGGGCGCCACAGCCTCTATCACATTTAAACGAAGAAGCCCAGTGAGGGTAACAAACTGAGCTTCTGTTTCTGCTCTGTGCTCAGGTGCTACCAAAGCGGCTCTGGACATGCTGAGTAAGGTGATGGCTTTAGAGCTGGGACCACATCAGGTACACCACTGTCCTGTTCCACACGTCCAGCTTCCACCTCACAGTTACTAATGCTAATGTGGTTAGCTCAGGTGCATCTTTGTGAAAGCATTAACTGAGTTAGTGATGCCACAGTTATCGTTCAGTTCGTGCTGTCTATTTCTAAATGATCAGGAAATACGGGGAAAACAATATAAGCTAATGCAAGAAACTGTCCAGGAAATGATTTCATGTGAATATTAATTATTCCTGTTCAAGTGTCAAAGTCATTTACACGTGTGCCTCACGTCATGTAAGGTGTTGAAAAGCATTGGAATACTTCGATGAGACCTGATATaacagtgaaacactgccagCACACACCAATGCCAGGACGGCTCACTGCACTGTGAAACAGCTTCTGCAAACTCATATAGCCTGGTGTGGtgctgagagagagagcagcaggttCATAATCATACACAGGATGTAGGCTTTCAAATCCCAGGAGAGATCCTAAGTGACCCTTCGCTCTCTGAGGACGACAGGCCCGAAAGCAAGTCTGCAAAATTCCCACCTGCACCATGTGCAACATAGTGAAGGAGTTGTGTAAAAAGTCGCTGGCAGCTGGTGTCAGTGGTGTCGGCACCAACCTGACACCAAAGTCCACACAGAGTTTTGTAAAGGCTGCATCTAAACGACACCTGAATCAGTTCCTGTGAACTCAACATTTACTGGAAGCAAACAACAGGACAGCAGCCAACACCAAACTTACTTATAAGTTCTATGAGCCAGTGTTTTAAAGCATGTATGAGGTTCATACAGTCGCTTTAGGAGGTTACTTTAGTTACTGCTGCCTGTCCGGCTGTTAACATGAAGTATTCAACAGTCTGATCGGGGTCGTCTGAACAAAGATGGGATCTGACGTCTGTTCGGTGACTCGATTAACTCAGGTGTCGTCTTGTGATCAGATCCGTGTGAACACCGTGAACCCCACAGTGGTGATGACTGACATGGGTCGCTTGGGCTGGAGCGATCCTGAAAAAGCCAAGAGCATGAAGTCCCGGATCCCCCTGGGCCGCTTCGCAGGTCAGTTGCAGCGGTCTTGGTCAGACATGTCCTCTTAGATCacatcactgtgtttgtgttcagctcCTGTATGCATGGGAGGAAGTGTTACCCCACAGACAGGTGACGAGTCCACAGAGTGAGACCAGTTTGCATGATCCCAGTCGAGGGTTAGGGACATAACACTGATAGACTCAGTCCTGCCCTCTCGTCTGCACACGATCCTCCCCGTGGTGTCAGGGTTAGCTCTGTAAAGCtgagtgtgatgtgtgtgtctgtgtgcagaggtggaggaggtTGTGAACAGCATTTTATTCCTGCTGAGTGAAAAGAGCAGCATGATTAATGGAGTCACTCTGCCGGTGGATGGAGGCTTCCTGGCCTGCTGAGCCACATCAGCCCATCGTCCACCTGCTCGGAGCAAAACTTCACTTGCAGATTTCTTCTTCACTGTGATTGTCTCCAATATAACTGGACTCAACCAGCGAGGGGCCCGAAGGATTGTTTGACCCATTGATGGAATTTGTGCtattaaaagataaaaacatgctGCTGCATTAAAATcagtattaaaaacaaaaactctgtttaaaaataaattgtttgttttttactgaaaTATAAATGATCACAGTGACTAAGTCACCGACACATGAAAACAGAAACGAATGAACTCTGGGTCCTCTTTATTTACAGCACCGCTCCACAGCTGAGGCGAAGTGAGGAGCTGAGACGCAGGCCTTAGTAAAGTTTAGTGACTGGTTCAAAGTGACAGAACCACTGGACTCTTCCTAACCAGGCCGGTTCTGCTTATTAATTTGGCTCCACGCGCTGCAGGCTCTTGTAGTTGTTTCAGTGCTGCAGTAAAGAATAGCAAAGAAGAACTGAAGCCTGGACGTGTGCTGGAAAGCCTGCTGATGAAGCTGAATAAgagccatcatcatcatcttcagtcagaATGATTCGTTTGGTCACTTTGATAAATCTAAACAACTAAAGGTACAGGAACAGTCCGTCTTCTGttaatatatatgtaaataatCCTGTAAAAAAAGGACTCGTGCAGCCACTAGCGTTTTCCTCAGTGTTAGTCCACGAAGCACATTTCGATGTGAACCCGAGGGAACGCCTCGCTGTGTGAGGAGGAAATGACGACAGGAAGCAGACTACCTTACATATACATTTGTATTTAGTATACAAAAAATTGAAATATGTCACCACACAGACATGtgaagtaataaaaaataagacaaaCAGT
Above is a genomic segment from Maylandia zebra isolate NMK-2024a linkage group LG8, Mzebra_GT3a, whole genome shotgun sequence containing:
- the dcxr gene encoding L-xylulose reductase isoform X1, whose product is MTFGDFTGIRELCSSPPYMAGLSACSVPVHGLQSDLEDKHGVEAEDTHTHSSVRCAVGIGRATALALARCGAKVIAVTRTQADLNSLVEECASITPVCVDLTDWGATEQALQDVGPVDLLVNNAACANLQPFLEVTPDKFEQAFSVNVKAVVQVSQLVARGMKARGSGGSIVNVSSQASQRALREHAVYCATKAALDMLSKVMALELGPHQIRVNTVNPTVVMTDMGRLGWSDPEKAKSMKSRIPLGRFAEVEEVVNSILFLLSEKSSMINGVTLPVDGGFLAC
- the dcxr gene encoding L-xylulose reductase isoform X2, with protein sequence MAGLSACSVPVHGLQSDLEDKHGVEAEDTHTHSSVRCAVGIGRATALALARCGAKVIAVTRTQADLNSLVEECASITPVCVDLTDWGATEQALQDVGPVDLLVNNAACANLQPFLEVTPDKFEQAFSVNVKAVVQVSQLVARGMKARGSGGSIVNVSSQASQRALREHAVYCATKAALDMLSKVMALELGPHQIRVNTVNPTVVMTDMGRLGWSDPEKAKSMKSRIPLGRFAEVEEVVNSILFLLSEKSSMINGVTLPVDGGFLAC
- the dcxr gene encoding L-xylulose reductase isoform X3, with the translated sequence MEASFAGKRALVTGAGKGIGRATALALARCGAKVIAVTRTQADLNSLVEECASITPVCVDLTDWGATEQALQDVGPVDLLVNNAACANLQPFLEVTPDKFEQAFSVNVKAVVQVSQLVARGMKARGSGGSIVNVSSQASQRALREHAVYCATKAALDMLSKVMALELGPHQIRVNTVNPTVVMTDMGRLGWSDPEKAKSMKSRIPLGRFAEVEEVVNSILFLLSEKSSMINGVTLPVDGGFLAC